TAGGGGTAAAGAAACAGGGATATAACCACGAGAGTTAATGTCTCCTATTCTACGCATGCTAAAGGGGCTTAAGGAGAATAGGAATCGGTAAGTGAGGGGTTACTGTTATTTTCATAAAGGAGTGACAATTATAATGAATCGCAACTGGCTTTATGTGCTGCTTGCTGGATTGGTTGAAATCATATGGGTGATGGGTTTGAAGCATTCCTCTAACACATGGGAATGGCTTGGAACCGTGGCCGCCATTACAGCGAGCTTTTATCTTATTATCGAGGCGGCCAAACGGCTGCCGGTCGGAACGGTGTATGCCGTCTTCACGGGAATCGGCACAGCCGGAACAGTGGCTTCCGAAATGCTGTTCTTCGGAGAACCGTTTAAAGTGCTCAAGGTGCTTCTGATCTGCGTGCTGCTGGCAGGTGTGGTCGGACTTAAACTGATTACCAGCGATCATGCAGAACCGGAGGTGAGCAAGTAATGGCCTGGGTTGCTCTTGTATTTGCCGGATTATTTGAAATCGGCGGCGTTATCGGTATCAAAGGCGTGTCGGAACGTAAGGGATGGCGCTATGTACTGATTTTGGCATTATCTTTTGCCGCCAGCTTCTCCCTCCTCTCCTACGCCATGACCGTACTGCCTATGGGTACCGCTTATGCCATCTGGACGGGAATCGGAACGGCGGGCGGCGCGATCACCGGGATGTTCCTGTTCGGGGAACCCAAGGAGTGGCGGCGGGTGCTGTTTATTGCCATGATTCTGTGCTCGGCTGTCGGTCTGAAATTGATCAGTTAAATAATTTCAACAAATTTCATATATTTTCAGAACCCATGAAAAGGGACGACCGTAGTAAAGTTGAAACGGTCGTTCTTTTTCATATATAATAATTCTTGACCTTATGGTCAATCTAAGAACCGCAAAGTTCTCAAGCGAGGTGAACTATTGATTGACTGATAAAACGGCAGAAAAACGACAGCAAATACTCATCACTGCGATGCAGCTGTTTTCCGCGAAGGGCTCTTCGGTTACCTCCATGCAGGAAATTGCCGAAGTATGCGGGATGTCGAAAGGCAGCCTCTATCTTCATTTCAAATCCAAAGAGGAACTGGAAAAGAGCATTTACGAGCTTATCGCAAGCCGCATTAAAGATGAGATTCTCCGGGTCGACCACGATCCACTGCTTGCACCAAAGGAGCAGCTGCGCAAGCAGACGGAAGTGCTTCTGGTCCATTTTCTGGAGATCCGGGAATTTCTCCTGAAGCAGTTCCATGATCAGATGCCTCCGGGGAAACCGCCTTTTGACAAGGAAAACATGCGGCAGGAAATGCTGGCTACATTGCAGTGGTTTAACAATAAGCTGAAAACCATTTATGGACCGGACGTAGAGCCGTATACGATGGAGATCGGCATGTTTATGGGCAGTATGCTCGGTTCTTATATCCGTTTCCTGTTCATGCCGGGATTTCATTTGAATGTAGGAATCATCGCTGATCATCAGATCCAGCTGCTGGATGATATTGTAGCCAGTATTCTGCGCAGACGGCCCGAACCCCTGATCCCGATGGAGGCGGTTGGGCAATTGGGTCAATTATGCCAAACCGACATGCGCACGCAGCGTCACCCTCTCATTGTTATTAAGACGATGAAGAATGAGCTTAAGAGGATCCAGGTGGAGCCGGATGTCCGGGAAGATGCGATGGAGTCGCTCAATATTATGGAGAAGGAGCTGCTTGCCCTTCAGCCCAGCCGGGCCGTTCTGAAAGGAATGCTTGCCAACTTGGAGGGGATCGAGGACCTTGAAGCATTGTTTACGGAGCTCAAGGGCACCATTGTGACTGTACTCGAAAGCTATCTTACACCCGGTGGAATGATGATGAAGGGGAATTAGTCCAAGTTACAGACATAGAGTTTTGGAGAGGAGAGAGAATCGCCTAATGAAAGGAATTATCAATTTCTCGCTGCGCAACAAGTTTGCGATCTGGCTGCTGACCATCATCGTCAGCTTCGGAGGGTTATACAGCGGACTGACGATGAAGCAAGAAACCATTCCGGATATTAACGTCCCGTTCTTAAGTGTCACCGCGATCTATCCGGGTGCAGCCCCTGAAGGTGTTGTGGAGGATGTTACCAAACCGCTTGAGACGAGACTCCGCAATATTGACGGCGTCAAAACCGTAACCTCCACTTCCATGGAAAATGCAGCCAATGTCATGGTTGAGTTTGATTATGGTAGTGATCTGGACAACGCTACGGCTGCTGTTCGTGAAGCCATTAACGAGGTAAAGCTGCCTGATGACGCCCAGAAAC
Above is a window of Paenibacillus sp. FSL K6-1330 DNA encoding:
- a CDS encoding multidrug efflux SMR transporter — encoded protein: MNRNWLYVLLAGLVEIIWVMGLKHSSNTWEWLGTVAAITASFYLIIEAAKRLPVGTVYAVFTGIGTAGTVASEMLFFGEPFKVLKVLLICVLLAGVVGLKLITSDHAEPEVSK
- a CDS encoding multidrug efflux SMR transporter, whose amino-acid sequence is MAWVALVFAGLFEIGGVIGIKGVSERKGWRYVLILALSFAASFSLLSYAMTVLPMGTAYAIWTGIGTAGGAITGMFLFGEPKEWRRVLFIAMILCSAVGLKLIS
- a CDS encoding TetR/AcrR family transcriptional regulator, encoding MTDKTAEKRQQILITAMQLFSAKGSSVTSMQEIAEVCGMSKGSLYLHFKSKEELEKSIYELIASRIKDEILRVDHDPLLAPKEQLRKQTEVLLVHFLEIREFLLKQFHDQMPPGKPPFDKENMRQEMLATLQWFNNKLKTIYGPDVEPYTMEIGMFMGSMLGSYIRFLFMPGFHLNVGIIADHQIQLLDDIVASILRRRPEPLIPMEAVGQLGQLCQTDMRTQRHPLIVIKTMKNELKRIQVEPDVREDAMESLNIMEKELLALQPSRAVLKGMLANLEGIEDLEALFTELKGTIVTVLESYLTPGGMMMKGN